From Flavobacterium alkalisoli, the proteins below share one genomic window:
- a CDS encoding CcoQ/FixQ family Cbb3-type cytochrome c oxidase assembly chaperone yields MLKFIKHNMESISGIEVYPILSLLIFFIFFVVLYTWVYTYKKEKITEMSNLPFSDNDNDNQ; encoded by the coding sequence ATGCTAAAGTTTATAAAACACAATATGGAGAGCATCTCAGGAATTGAGGTCTATCCTATACTATCGCTGCTTATTTTCTTCATCTTCTTTGTAGTACTGTATACCTGGGTATATACCTACAAGAAAGAAAAGATAACCGAGATGAGTAACCTGCCGTTCTCAGACAACGATAACGATAACCAATAG